One genomic segment of Paenibacillus xylanexedens includes these proteins:
- a CDS encoding phage integrase N-terminal SAM-like domain-containing protein, with protein MWIIPYTIAAIQEFTSQFDPDEVQITPELWVDNEELQQWKANMGNNQWSKELLQKALKLRGYSRKTIKAYCNQVERFLSSLPLKNTEFTTSNVQRYCLGLLEWGSPIQA; from the coding sequence ATGTGGATCATACCCTACACTATTGCGGCCATCCAGGAGTTTACGAGCCAGTTTGATCCGGATGAAGTTCAGATTACCCCGGAGTTGTGGGTTGACAATGAAGAACTGCAGCAATGGAAAGCTAATATGGGAAACAACCAGTGGAGCAAAGAACTCTTACAGAAGGCACTAAAGTTACGAGGATATAGTCGCAAAACAATCAAAGCGTATTGTAATCAGGTTGAGCGTTTTCTGAGTAGCCTTCCCCTTAAAAATACGGAGTTCACTACATCCAATGTTCAGAGATATTGCTTGGGTTTGCTTGAGTGGGGATCTCCCATTCAAGCGTGA
- a CDS encoding tyrosine-type recombinase/integrase, with amino-acid sequence MRLRCSDLDIERQTLIVRQGKGQKDRRTLLSSLAWDMVQKYIDEYRPNRWLFPGQSSDRHLTERSVQKVFEEAR; translated from the coding sequence GTGCGTCTGCGTTGCAGCGATCTGGATATTGAAAGGCAGACACTCATTGTGCGACAGGGAAAGGGTCAAAAGGATCGGAGAACGCTTCTTTCAAGCCTTGCCTGGGATATGGTGCAGAAATACATAGATGAATACAGACCCAATCGTTGGCTGTTTCCGGGGCAATCTTCTGATCGACATCTTACTGAGCGGAGCGTACAGAAGGTTTTTGAAGAAGCTAGATAA
- a CDS encoding tyrosine-type recombinase/integrase has translation MNTDPIVGCFRGNLLIDILLSGAYRRFLKKLDKAAGIVKKVSIHALRHSFDTHLLENGTDLRYIQELLGHTSARTTQRYTHVSTKNIQLIQSTLDRMVLGD, from the coding sequence ATGAATACAGACCCAATCGTTGGCTGTTTCCGGGGCAATCTTCTGATCGACATCTTACTGAGCGGAGCGTACAGAAGGTTTTTGAAGAAGCTAGATAAAGCCGCAGGAATTGTGAAAAAGGTAAGTATTCATGCGCTGAGACACTCCTTCGACACTCATTTGCTGGAAAACGGGACAGACCTGCGCTACATTCAGGAGTTACTTGGTCATACGAGTGCACGTACAACTCAGCGATATACGCATGTTAGCACCAAAAATATCCAGCTTATTCAAAGCACGCTGGATCGGATGGTTTTGGGAGATTGA